A window of the Zeugodacus cucurbitae isolate PBARC_wt_2022May chromosome 4, idZeuCucr1.2, whole genome shotgun sequence genome harbors these coding sequences:
- the LOC105215293 gene encoding zinc finger and BTB domain-containing protein 41 isoform X1 has protein sequence MCAAMESSKLQMVSFNAEQMDAVARALRIVADEVYEQPKLELISYEPEEVIELLSESENAGDEDDGSDCEIFGKMCANIEEISENNTAYVEKFEPEVERMDSAPQESNVIVGKFTDPAVLNNDNFIPLNAGYKETGEQSTSGLDSFNEIIDLDDSDNDSVCSGNGANNNVCPSNAELSDEDVKEKKCIVLLDDDSNDSNQQSTSKDAGHQKNSHNLDAFLNYICPQCGVSCGNIKKWNAHTDIVHNFRSISMLNLKTVISRQGQLLYECNTCEKKYISDAAYGILLNHRIQHMTIPNFLRCRLCEERFSSRPLFLKHFRKVHKKIALNKLRRSDSARGHIRFLCPICKKKSANLREWKSHLEIEHDWANNLDEKVNLIRDNLVECKTCLAIFRSKHSLWHLVRHEEHNAFHCKLCKELSSYNIHKVAKHIRIEHLKEKCTQEYRCNYCDKVFSNNPRRICHMNEMHTIQKLSCEICDKEFNSSARLLAHMAKLNHQRIK, from the coding sequence ATGTGTGCGGCAATGGAGTCTTCTAAATTGCAAATGGTTTCATTTAACGCCGAACAAATGGATGCTGTTGCAAGGGCTCTTAGGATTGTAGCAGATGAAGTTTATGAGCAACCCAAACTGGAACTTATATCCTATGAGCCGGAGGAAGTAATCGAACTTCTAAGTGAATCGGAAAATGCCGGCGATGAGGATGATGGATCGGATTGTGAAATATTTGGaaagatgtgtgcaaatatAGAAGAAATATCGGAGAATAATACCGCATACGTTGAAAAATTTGAGCCCGAAGTTGAGCGAATGGATTCGGCACCTCAGGAAAGCAATGTAATTGTGGGAAAATTTACTGATCCAGCAGTTTTAAACAATGATAACTTTATACCGCTTAATGCAGGTTATAAAGAAACGGGGGAACAAAGCACGTCGGGCCTAGActcatttaatgaaattatagatTTGGATGATAGTGACAATGATTCAGTTTGCAGTGGTAATGGTGCAAATAATAATGTATGTCCGAGCAATGCTGAGCTGTCAGATGAGGATGTAAAGGAAAAAAAGTGTATCGTTCTTTTAGATGACGATTCAAACGATTCTAATCAACAATCGACATCAAAGGATGCAGGTCATCAAAAAAATTCACATAATTTAGACGCgtttttaaattacatatgcCCACAATGTGGGGTTTCTtgtggaaatataaaaaaatggaatgcTCACACGGATATTGTGCACAATTTTCGTTCCATATCAATGCTCAATTTAAAGACAGTGATAAGTCGACAAGGTCAATTATTATATGAGTGCAACAcgtgtgaaaaaaaatatatttcagatgCTGCATAtggtattttattaaatcatcGTATTCAACACATGACGATACCAAACTTTTTGCGATGTCGTTTGTGTGAGGAGAGATTTTCTTCGCGTCCCTTGTTTTTAAAACACTTTAGAAAAGTGCATAAAAAGATTGCTTTAAACAAATTAAGGCGCTCAGACTCAGCAAGAGGCCATATACGATTCCTGTGCCCGATTTGCAAGAAAAAATCGGCAAACTTGCGAGAATGGAAAAGCCACCTAGAAATAGAACACGATTGGGCCAATAACCTAGACGAAAAAGTCAATTTGATTAGAGACAATTTAGTAGAATGCAAAACATGTCTCGCCATTTTTCGTTCAAAGCATAGTCTTTGGCATTTAGTGCGTCACGAGGAGCACAATGCTTTTCATTGCAAACTGTGCAAGGAACTGAgttcatataatatacataaagttGCTAAACACATACGGATTGAGCACCTTAAAGAGAAATGCACACAGGAATATCGTTGTAATTATTGTGATAAGGTATTTTCAAACAATCCTCGCCGGATTTGTCACATGAACGAAATGCatacaattcaaaaattatctTGTGAGATATGTGATAAGGAATTCAATTCAAGCGCTCGCCTTTTGGCACACATGGCTAAGTTGAACCACCAAAGAATCAAATAA
- the LOC105215293 gene encoding uncharacterized protein LOC105215293 isoform X2: MCAAMESSKLQMVSFNAEQMDAVARALRIVADEVYEQPKLELISYEPEEVIELLSESENAGDEDDGSDCEIFGKMCANIEEISENNTAYVEKFEPEVERMDSAPQESNVIKKRGNKARRA; encoded by the exons ATGTGTGCGGCAATGGAGTCTTCTAAATTGCAAATGGTTTCATTTAACGCCGAACAAATGGATGCTGTTGCAAGGGCTCTTAGGATTGTAGCAGATGAAGTTTATGAGCAACCCAAACTGGAACTTATATCCTATGAGCCGGAGGAAGTAATCGAACTTCTAAGTGAATCGGAAAATGCCGGCGATGAGGATGATGGATCGGATTGTGAAATATTTGGaaagatgtgtgcaaatatAGAAGAAATATCGGAGAATAATACCGCATACGTTGAAAAATTTGAGCCCGAAGTTGAGCGAATGGATTCGGCACCTCAGGAAAGCAAT GTTATAAAGAAACGGGGGAACAAAGCACGTCGGGCCTAG
- the LOC128919732 gene encoding DNA-directed RNA polymerases I, II, and III subunit RPABC3, with the protein MAGVLFEDIFNVKDMDPEGKKFDRVSRLHCESESFKMDLILDINSWLYPMELGDKFRLVLATTLREDGCPDSGEFNPLEQEGTRADSFEYVMFGKVYRIEGDEAHNEASSRLSAYVSFGGLLMRLQGDANNLHGFEVDQQMYLLMKKLAF; encoded by the coding sequence ATGGCCGGCGTGTTATTTGAGGATATTTTCAATGTGAAAGACATGGACCCGGAGGGCAAGAAATTCGATCGTGTGTCGCGACTGCATTGTGAATCTGAGTCCTTCAAAATGGATTTAATACTAGATATCAACTCTTGGCTCTATCCCATGGAATTGGGAGACAAATTTCGCTTGGTGCTGGCTACAACACTGCGTGAGGACGGCTGCCCTGACAGCGGTGAATTCAACCCACTGGAACAGGAGGGTACACGTGCAGATAGTTTCGAGTATGTTATGTTCGGCAAGGTGTATCGTATAGAGGGTGATGAGGCGCATAATGAGGCATCGTCCCGCCTGTCAGCGTACGTATCCTTTGGTGGATTGCTAATGCGCTTACAAGGTGATGCCAACAATTTGCACGGCTTTGAGGTGGACCAACAGATGTACTTGCTGATGAAAAAGTTGGCATTCTGA